A segment of the Campylobacter concisus genome:
ATGCCAAAAGCCGTCTTCGTCTTTATACTCCCAATACCAAAGGATGTCGTCGCAATAGACATAATCGTCTACGTTTCTTTCTCTTTTTATGTATGAGCTTTGGTAAAAATGACTTTTGGGATGTAGCGGCTCGCCTTCGCTTCGTTTCCAAATCATTAAACCGGTGCCCTCTGATTTTTGTATTTTGGGCTTTATACGATAGTCATTAAGCTGCCAATCCCAAGTGGGGGTAATCGATGTTTCCCAAGTGGTTTCTCCAAAAAGTTTAACCTCTATTGTCTCGCCTTTATCGTAAGCTTGCATTACTTCGATCATTTCTTGCGTCGTCATTTTTTATCCTTTAAATATTTTCAATGTAAAAATACGCTAGGTTCTGGCTGTCCTCGGCTTCCTTGCTGTATTTCGTGTCGTAACTTTTGTTTAGAATATACGCTATCTTATCTTTATTGCAAGCGTAAAATTCCGCCAGCATGGGTGCTAATCTCTGCCCTTTACGGTTGTTTGGTGCAAATTTTAGATAGAGCAGGTCACAAGCAAGTTGTGGTGCTGTGGTGCTAAAATCACTTTTGCAAATGCTGGCCTTGTTTTCAAGGGCTGTTATCTGAAGCTCTATACGCTCTTTAAAAGCATAGTAGTGCTGCACAATAGGCGACATAATCTCAATCAGCTCATCTATAAATTTGCTCGCCTTTTTATTAATGAAAAGCCCTAGATCTTGCGTGCTATCCATCTTTAAAAACGAATAAGCCATCACAAAGATGGCTGCGTCTTTTAGCTCTGCTGTAGTCATTTATTATCCTATATTTCAATCGCCCCGAACAGCGCGCCCGGATCGTAAATCGCATAGTCGTTTAGTAAAGCGTGGTTCATCTCCATCAAAATACCTTTTGAGCTTTGAGTGATGTCTGGATCACAAGTTTTTTCACTAGGTATAAATATTGCGCCACAACTATCAAGCTGTTTTAGGCAGATCGCCATAACCTCTGGGTAGCTTAAATTTCTATAGGCGGAGTTGCTTAAAACTGGGCTAAATAGCTCATACTTCTCATCGCCGTTAAAATACTCGTTGGCTTCTGCTAGCGCCTTGATGGCTACCTCTCTTGCCTTTTTCTTATCGTTCCCAAATACTGAGTAGGGACTACAAACGTAAATTTTAAAAGTTTCCATACTAAAAATCCCTATGATAAATATTGATGGCTTCTAGAAGAGTTCTTGCTGCATCGTCACTAATTTTGTAAGCTATCATTTTAAGAGAATCTTCGCTAAAGTTATCTATTGCATCAATAAGGTTATCTGCTAGATCTTCTGCATTCTGGTCGTTAATAAAATTTATAATATCGTCTATATCTATTCTTTTTAATACTTCTTGTGCACCGCAGTCATTTATAATATCATCTATATCGACTTCTACGTCTACTGAAATTTGCATATCATCTCCTTAAAATGGTATATCTTGATCATCTTCATAAAAATCGGTGTTTGTATCTTCGCTAGGTGGTATATCTTGCTGTTCACTGCGTCTAGGAGCATTCCAAACAACGTCATATAGCACGCCCTCTTTGGCGTTTTCGCCAGCATTAAAAAGGGCGATATAGACTTTATAGCCTGGTACAGCTGGTGTCTCAATGAAGCCGCTTAAGTAGCTTTTTGTACCATCTTTGCTCTTTCTGCCCCATAGTGCGCCTATTATCTGTCTGCCACCTTCATAGCCTTTTGGCTTTTGAAGGGCAAGATGAAAGCCTGGAAAGTCTTTATTTTTCTGCCTGTCTTCTGCGCTTGTGCCAAACATCACGACCTCTATGGGTCTTAAAAATGGGATCATGATAGTCCCACCTATATATCCAATCTCCTCGCCATCAGCGTTTTTGTAGCTTTTGCGTTTAAAATATCCTACGTTCATCTTCTATCCTTTATAAATTTGCTAAATTTTGAAATATCGCTAAGATAATAACTAGCGTAAAAGCCAGCATAAGCCTAAGAACTAGTTTTTTCATCTTGCACCTCTGCATCGATAACATCCTCCTCAAACTCAACCTTGACCCCATTTAAACGAGATAAAAGCTGCTGAGCTGAAACAGCCTCTGGTGGCATGATGGCTAGGCGGTCTAGCATCTTGTCGCTTCTGCCTGCTGAAAGCGTAGAGATAAATTTCGCTCGCTCAAAGTCCTCGTCGCTAAGTGTGCCAGTCTCTCTTTGTTTTGCTACGATGCGCTTTGCTTCGCCCTCCATGATCTCATAGCTAGCAGCTAGCAAGACATTGTTTCGCTCGATATCAACCTTGGTGTTTTTAACTACAGTTTCTAAGCTTGATCTTTGAAGCAAATTTCTAGTTTGCTTATCCTCGCTCATGGCTAGCGTCACCTTGTTTTGCAAGGCTTGCGCCCAATTAAAATCCTTTTTCCAGCGGTTTATAGAGCTGCTTGATCCTTTTAATCCTAGAGCGTCAAGCTTTGAAGCTAGCTGCTCTTCGCTAATAGGCTTATAGTCGCTCTCAAACGTCGCACTTTCGAGATATATCTCAAAAGCTTTTTGCTGCGTTTCGTTCATCTGCTTCATCTATTTTCCTTTTTGTGTCTTAGCTGTCTTATCAATGTCTTAGATATGATAAGACACTTAAAGCACCTAAAAATCGAATTAAAACTAACTTGTCTTATTGTCTTATCTTTTTTTCTATATTGCTCTATAAAAAAAAGATTAAAATAAATTAAAAAAAATATATAAAAAAAGATTAAGTAACAAAAAATAAAGCAATATGTGCAAAAAGTGATAAGACAATAAGACACCCCTATCAAAACCACGATAAAAAGGGCTTTTGCCTGTCTTATCTTAGATAAGACATTGATAAGACAAGATAAGACATTTTTAAATAAATAATAAATATAGCTTTTGTAATCAATCAACATCTGGAGCCGCTCCGTTTGCTTGATAGATATTCATAGCCTCTATCATTACTTGAGATCCACTTATGCTAATCGAATCAAAATCTAAATTCGCATCGCTAAGTTTAATGCCAAATGTGCAATAAGGCTTATTTGACGTTATACCAGTATAGATAGTAGAAAGACGCTTTTGTCCTTTTGTTACTACTATATTTTTTAAAAGCAATTCTTCTTTAAGTGCTCCAAAGAATTTTTGCTCTTTCATCGCAACGCCACCTTTGCCCTCGACATATGATTTATAAACTTGATATAAATAAGTGTTTGGCACGAGCCAGTTTGTATCAGCTACAATGGCATCCTTGACAAATGTTCGCATAGGATTTACTTCATCTTTATACTCTTCGATCTCGCCAAGCATTCGTTTAGACTTTGTAAATTTGCCTTGAACTATTAGCCTATCAAGTCCCTCCATAGCTAAAGAAAATATCCCACTCATCTCATCAGCAAAGCGATCAGATAAATTTCTAATCTTCCTATCGTCTTCAATCTCTGTATCAAATGTCAAAACTAGCATACGTCTAAAAAAGCCGTTGTCTAGGTTTTGTTTTGGTTTTTCGTTACCAGCAAAGGCAAGCTTTGGCTTTTCGCTAGGCGGAAGGCTAAATGGTGTTTCACCCTTTGGGTTTATGCTAACTTCATCTTTTGCCGAAACTAGCGTTTTTAAAACTGAGAGTTGACCTTTATCGGTGCCGTTTTTATCTATCTCTGAGCCGATATTTAAAAATTTGCCTACAAGCGCATGTGTCTGGTGTCCTTCAAACTGCTGAAGCTGAAGTGATGAGACATTTTCAGCTCCGAAAAAATCTCTAATAACGCTTAAAATAACGCTCTTGCCATTAGCGCCACTTTTGCCATATAAAAATAAGAAGCTTTCAAAATCATGGCTAGGTAAAAAGCAGTAGCCGATAAACTCCATAAGTGTTTTTCGGTCGTCCTCATCAGGCAAAACTTGACGCAAGAAGTTGTGCCATTTGTGGCATTTTGCACTTTTGTCATAGTTAAATTCTAAGATGTTTAATGTCGCATCACGTGGATCGTGCATAGGTTTAAAGGTTCTCACACCATTTTTACTAATAAATAGTGTGCCATTTTTGAAATTTACTATGCGACGTGCATCATCTCTTCTTACAAAATCTAGCGGTTTTGCAGTATTTAAGATATTATCGATGATCTCTTTTGCGTTTTTTGCGCTAGCTTTTTTCTTATCTACGCAGGCTTTGTTCATCCAGTGCTCTTGGATGAAGTAGCTTAGCGTAGGCAGGTCAAGTTTTGCATAGTGAGTTTTAGTCCAAAAGTATAGCTCACCACGGTATTGGGCCGTTTGATAGCCGATTTTGTTAAGGCTTTTTCTAAAGCTCTCTGTCATATCGGTGATATGAGTTTGATGATAGTTTGTTAAAACTGTTTTGTTTATATATAAAAGTTTGTCCCAGACTTCACTAAATTTATCAAAGTCTCCTTTTTCTCCATCCTCTAGTAAAAATCCTTCAAAATAAGCTTTTTTAAATCGGTCATACTTTTCGCCAAATTTTCTCTTAAGCTCTTTTGCCTGTTTTAAAATGGCTTGTATATAAGCTTCGTCTAGCTCGCCCTTGACCGGAAAGATATTTACATAGTTTCCATCTTCATCTTGGGTTAAAATTTCTCTAAAAATTTCATCAAAATGCTTAACGATCTTTTTGGTTTTATACCTATCAAGCTTTGCAGAAAGATTCGGAAAGTATTCGCAAATCTCGTCAATAACGACGTTCGTCGGTTCAAAACAGCTAAAGGCCACTACTTCAAGTGGGCTAGCGTTTTGAAATTTAAAGGTATGGTCATAGAGATAATCGCTAATATCATAACCTTTTGAAAAGTTTTTGCCGATCATATAAAATAGCACTATTCGTACGCTTCTAGCTACATCTTTGATCTCATAAAATTTCTTTATCGCATTTTCATATCCGGCCTCATCGTGATCAAACCAGATAAATACATGCTTATCTCTTAGAAGCTCTTTGTATTCTTCCCAGCTAGCAGTTACACCACCAAGCGTCAAAGCACAAACATTAAAACACATCAAATTTAATGCATCTTTCTCGCCTTCGCAAATGACTACATTACTACCTTTATAATCATCGTAAAAATTTAGAGGAAAAGGGCTAGCATGTGCGCCGCTTTCGCCTATCCACTTTCCAGGCATTCTCTCGCTTGTCAGCTCACCCTTATACGTATCATAGGCAAATTTCTCTCTATATTTGATATTTATAGGTGCGCCGTTAGCATCTCTTATAATAATCGCTAGGCTTTTATGCTCAAAGCTATATCCTATAAGCTCACGGCTATATGAATCAAAGTTATTGATTTGTGTTGGGAATAGTGCTGAAATTTGATCTTTGATAAGATCGTAATTTTTAAGCTTATTTTCCACAAGTTGTGGAGCTATCTTGGCCAGCCTGGCTTTAAGGGCAAGCTCTTTTTTTGCTCTTTGCTCAGCTTCTTTTTTCATACGAGCTTCATTTTCAGCCTTTAAAATGGCTTGGTGTGCTTCGTAGGCTGCTTTCTCTTCCTCGCTCATCTCTTTTGCGTTGATGGTATTTTGGATGCCGAAGTGATCACAAACTTTTTTGGCTGCTTGAAGTGGTGAGAGATGCTCTTTTAACTCAACAAATTTTATTATATCCCCACTGGCATTGCATGCAAAGCATTTAAAGAATGCACCGTTAGAATCAGAATTGATACCAAGACTAGGTGTATTATGACCATGGTCATGAAATGGGCAATAAGCATTTCCACTTTTAAACTCGATACCATAAACACTTTGTGCAAAATCTTTAAAATCATGCTTAGATATTGTTTGTTTTATCGTTTGAAATATATTATTATCCATTATGCACATCCGAAAAGAGACTATTTTCTTTTATAAATTTCTTTAAAATTTTTACGACTTCATGTGCAAACTCAGGGTTTTTAAAACGAAAACGTCTAAAGTAAAAGTAAATTGCAGCTTTGTTTTTACCAGTATGCTTTGAAACGTAGTCTGCTATCTCGCTTTCACTCGATGCGCATTCAAGTGCTTTGTAGTATATATCTGCCACTTCATCAAAATGTGGGCAAAGGTAGTTTTGCTTAACGAAAAGGGCGTGCTCGTATATTTTAAAGCGATCATGCCTGTCATGCTTGCGGTCAAGATAGCTTAAATTTTGTAGATTTTTCTTGCATGTTTCAAGTATGCTAGCATGATCTACACGTATATACTCCCTCATCGTTGTCATGAGCTAGCTCCTTTTTTTAAAAAATAAAGCCAACATGCCAAGCGTAAACATAGCACCGCCTACAAAAGCACAAACAACTACTGCAATAACGCTTAAGGCAAATTGCTCAGTCATCCTAAATCCTTTTTCATCAAATTCACTCTTTTAACTCCTTTGGGATATAATCAAATCACGAAACGAAACCCCAAAGGAGCTAAAACAATGAATATCGTAAAAGTTCAATCCTCCGCAATCGCATACGTCGGATACGACGAAGCCTCAAAAACCATGCTCGTAAAATTCCACGGGTCAAAACCCGAATATAAATTTTGCGGCGTGCCTAAAAGCGTTTTTAGAGAGCTCATTAGCGCGCCTTCCGTCGGGACTTATTACCACAAGCACGTAGAGGGTAAATATCTCTGCCCCTAATTCGCGAAATAACCGCCAAAAGCGCGTCTAGCTCTTTTAGAATTTCGCAGTTATCTATGCGCCAACTATAGTCTTCTCGCGGCTGAGTATTTACATCGTCCGTGATTACGCAGTTATGATGAAAAGCAAAATCATGCTCGCATTTCCGTAATACGCGCAAAATGCGTCTTTTTAAATTTTCTCTACGCATCGTTTCTCCTTTTACTAAAAATTTCGCCTTGTCCTTGATATATCCAGTTTTGATTGAGGTTATATTTTTCGGCGAGCTTTATCACCCACTCGTAAGGGATGAGCTTGCGGCCGAAACGCACCTCGTTAAAGATGTATTTCGTGGTTTTTAAAAATCTACAAATCTTAACCTGCTCCAGTCCGAAAATCAGCCTAATAGCCTCTAGTCTGTCGCCGATAGTCTTGAGCTTGATAACCTCACTTGGATCGCTACGTCTCATAAATAAATCCTTTTTAGTCCAAATTCGCTATAATCTACGGTAAAAATCAAAGCTTTTAATTTAAGACTTTTTGTTTTTGCGTCTTAAATTAAAAAAACTTATTCATTTTTTGAGTGAATTATAACTCATTATGAATTAGATGTCAAGGTTTAGAACTCAAAATATAACTCATTTTAGATTAGGAGGAGCTAAAAAGATGAATAGCGGCGAAGAAAAGGTAGCTCAAATGAAGAGAATATTCGATGTAAAAACCGACGAAGAGCTCGCAAACGAAATGGGGGTTAGTATTTTTACGGTTAGAAACTGGAAGCAAAGAGGCGATGTACCGAAAAAGTACGAGCTCAAAATTTTAAAGGAACAGGGGATAAGGTTGTCCGATACAAAAATTTCGAACAACACTAACTCTATAATTGTAAACGGCTCGAATCACGGCAATATAGCCAATGGACATCAAACCGAAGTAAGCACAGAGTTAATGGAACTTATAGAACTTTTCAAAGAGTACGGCAATAATGCAATACTTAAAAAGTGGAAAAATGAGCTTGAAAATTTAAAAGAAATCATCGGGGAATAAGGTTATTAATGGGTAAAATTTCGAAAAATACGAAAGCAGTTGTTATAAATGGCGACAATAGCGGTGTTGTAAATCTTTTGAATATAAACATGAACATACTTATTCAAGATAAGGAAGAAGCGGCTAAAGAAAAGATATTGGACGTTGTTAAAGATATAATTGATAATAAAGCCATAACGAAGGAGAATTATCGTTGTTTTTGGCGATATCTTTTAATAACACTATCTAACAATGAGGAAAAGAAATTAACATATTTTATAAGGTTCTTTAGGATATTGATTATTACAGATTATAAGTTAAGATATTTTATGTTTAAATCATCGTATTTAAGCTACATAGAGAAAAAAGAAATAATAGACACTGCATTTGACAATATTTTTAATGTTATTTCAAAAGATGATTTAAAAATTCCTAAAAAGTTTGTTGAACTAATAAAAGATGAAATTCTGAAATTTGAGGCTGCAAAATCTGTATGCGAGGATATAGTCAAGTATGCTGCACAGCATAAAAGCATAGATGAAACGACTGGTATTAATTATGATGAAACTTTCTATCACACAAGAATGGATTACAACAAAAAAATGGTTGATTGCTTTGAAATTTTATTTACCGAAAACTATGAAGGTAGTTTTCTTGATTGATTTTTTAACCATATGGCGCCACGCCCCGCTTATGAAGTAGCGTAACATAAAAAGGAAAAAATAAACTATGCTAAAGAAAATTTTAGCGTGTATGATCGCGCTGTTTGTTTTGGCTAGCGTAGCCGAAGGTGCACAAAGAACGCGAGGCTACATGAAGAAAAACGGAACCTATGTGATGCCGCACTATAAAACCAGAAAAGACGGCACAAGACTAAACAACTACAGCACGAAGGGCAACGTAAATCCGTATACGGGTAAAAAGGGGTACAAAGATCCATTTAAAGTAAGAAGAAGAGGGTTTTAAAATGGGTAAATTTGTTTTATTTTTGATGGTTGCAATAAGTTGTTTTGCTTGGGGCGGTTATGATTTAAAAACTGGGGAATGCGTGGAAATAGGAAAAGGAAATCTTGTAAGGCGTGGGCGAGATATAGAGATATATGACTGCAAGGACGGCAAATATAAGATCGTAAACGTTAAAAGTATATCCAAGGTAGGAGGTAGTGTAGAAATAGAAGTATACGACTACGAAAAAAATAAAACTAGAATTTTTGAAATGGAAGGCCGCTAATTGGGAGGAGAGAATATGAGTAGCAAAAATCAAGATAGTAAAGTGTTGTTGCAAAAGCGACTTATCCACTTTTTAGAAGATGAATCAAAAACGTCTATGCGTAAATTTGTACAGGTAATAGGTGGTGGATATAAAATTTTAGCCATACATGGTTAAAATACGAAAAGGAGGATGGATATGGCTAGTTGGGGTGAAATTTTAGATGAGATGGATTTTCAAGGCGAGTCTGTAGTTGACAAAACAAGAAAAAAGTATATAGAGGGATTATCGAAAGTTACAAATAGGAATACCATTATATACTATTCAGCTTTTTTAACAAAATCTTTCGCCGATAATATAGATATTAATGATAGCGATGTAGAAGGTTTTATGGCTGTTATGAATGGAATTGATTGTAGTAAAGGGCTTGATCTTGTTTTACACACGCCCGGAGGTGATCCTACGGCAGCAGAGTCTATAGTGAATTATTTAAAATCAAAATTTGGGAATAATATAAGAGTAATCGTTCCTCATCTTGCGATGTCTGCCGGTACGATGATTGCTTGTTCCGCAAAAAGTATAGTGATGGGGAACCACTCAAGTCTTGGACCAACCGATCCACAATTTGGAGGAATACCAGCGGAGAATATAGCAAGAGATTTTTTTGAAGCAAAAAGAGAAATAAAAGATGACCCAGCAAATATGCCTTACTGGGACATAGTTTTAAGAAAATATCCGCCGTCCATACTGAGATTGGTCGCAGATGCTATGAGCTTATCTGAAAAATTAGTTAAAGACTGGTTAAGTGCCAATATGTATAATAATTGCAATGAAGTGGAAAAGGTAAACGATATAGTAGGAAAATTAAACGACCATGGAGAGTCGAAGGTTCATAGTAGGCATTACAGTAAAAAATTTTGTAAAGATATAGGACTAAAAATAGAGGACTTAGAGGCAGACCAAAATTTGCAAGATGCTGTTTTAAGTGTCCATCACACAATGACTTTAACTTTTGCTAGAACACCTATAACTAAAGTTATTGCGAGTAGCACAGGCAACTCTTTTATAAGAACTGCTGAAAGAGGATAGGATGTCAAGATTAGAAAAATTAAAAAAAGATATAGAAGAGA
Coding sequences within it:
- a CDS encoding DUF736 family protein; this translates as MNVGYFKRKSYKNADGEEIGYIGGTIMIPFLRPIEVVMFGTSAEDRQKNKDFPGFHLALQKPKGYEGGRQIIGALWGRKSKDGTKSYLSGFIETPAVPGYKVYIALFNAGENAKEGVLYDVVWNAPRRSEQQDIPPSEDTNTDFYEDDQDIPF
- a CDS encoding phage/plasmid primase, P4 family produces the protein MDNNIFQTIKQTISKHDFKDFAQSVYGIEFKSGNAYCPFHDHGHNTPSLGINSDSNGAFFKCFACNASGDIIKFVELKEHLSPLQAAKKVCDHFGIQNTINAKEMSEEEKAAYEAHQAILKAENEARMKKEAEQRAKKELALKARLAKIAPQLVENKLKNYDLIKDQISALFPTQINNFDSYSRELIGYSFEHKSLAIIIRDANGAPINIKYREKFAYDTYKGELTSERMPGKWIGESGAHASPFPLNFYDDYKGSNVVICEGEKDALNLMCFNVCALTLGGVTASWEEYKELLRDKHVFIWFDHDEAGYENAIKKFYEIKDVARSVRIVLFYMIGKNFSKGYDISDYLYDHTFKFQNASPLEVVAFSCFEPTNVVIDEICEYFPNLSAKLDRYKTKKIVKHFDEIFREILTQDEDGNYVNIFPVKGELDEAYIQAILKQAKELKRKFGEKYDRFKKAYFEGFLLEDGEKGDFDKFSEVWDKLLYINKTVLTNYHQTHITDMTESFRKSLNKIGYQTAQYRGELYFWTKTHYAKLDLPTLSYFIQEHWMNKACVDKKKASAKNAKEIIDNILNTAKPLDFVRRDDARRIVNFKNGTLFISKNGVRTFKPMHDPRDATLNILEFNYDKSAKCHKWHNFLRQVLPDEDDRKTLMEFIGYCFLPSHDFESFLFLYGKSGANGKSVILSVIRDFFGAENVSSLQLQQFEGHQTHALVGKFLNIGSEIDKNGTDKGQLSVLKTLVSAKDEVSINPKGETPFSLPPSEKPKLAFAGNEKPKQNLDNGFFRRMLVLTFDTEIEDDRKIRNLSDRFADEMSGIFSLAMEGLDRLIVQGKFTKSKRMLGEIEEYKDEVNPMRTFVKDAIVADTNWLVPNTYLYQVYKSYVEGKGGVAMKEQKFFGALKEELLLKNIVVTKGQKRLSTIYTGITSNKPYCTFGIKLSDANLDFDSISISGSQVMIEAMNIYQANGAAPDVD
- a CDS encoding KTSC domain-containing protein — encoded protein: MLVKFHGSKPEYKFCGVPKSVFRELISAPSVGTYYHKHVEGKYLCP
- a CDS encoding helix-turn-helix domain-containing protein, with amino-acid sequence MRRSDPSEVIKLKTIGDRLEAIRLIFGLEQVKICRFLKTTKYIFNEVRFGRKLIPYEWVIKLAEKYNLNQNWIYQGQGEIFSKRRNDA
- a CDS encoding helix-turn-helix domain-containing protein, producing the protein MNSGEEKVAQMKRIFDVKTDEELANEMGVSIFTVRNWKQRGDVPKKYELKILKEQGIRLSDTKISNNTNSIIVNGSNHGNIANGHQTEVSTELMELIELFKEYGNNAILKKWKNELENLKEIIGE
- a CDS encoding DUF5334 family protein; translation: MGKFVLFLMVAISCFAWGGYDLKTGECVEIGKGNLVRRGRDIEIYDCKDGKYKIVNVKSISKVGGSVEIEVYDYEKNKTRIFEMEGR
- a CDS encoding SDH family Clp fold serine proteinase, which translates into the protein MASWGEILDEMDFQGESVVDKTRKKYIEGLSKVTNRNTIIYYSAFLTKSFADNIDINDSDVEGFMAVMNGIDCSKGLDLVLHTPGGDPTAAESIVNYLKSKFGNNIRVIVPHLAMSAGTMIACSAKSIVMGNHSSLGPTDPQFGGIPAENIARDFFEAKREIKDDPANMPYWDIVLRKYPPSILRLVADAMSLSEKLVKDWLSANMYNNCNEVEKVNDIVGKLNDHGESKVHSRHYSKKFCKDIGLKIEDLEADQNLQDAVLSVHHTMTLTFARTPITKVIASSTGNSFIRTAERG